One Takifugu rubripes chromosome 2, fTakRub1.2, whole genome shotgun sequence genomic region harbors:
- the neff2 gene encoding neurofilament light polypeptide isoform X2 yields the protein MSYSSHISYRRPWDGYKSSQSTKKSSASSSLFSSPRSPPSGRSILRLLSAERMDLVRMGSLNTELLDLRSQEREQLVELNDRFATYIEKVRHLELQNRALLEELEALRGQQNNPSRLQTLYEAQIKERYQEEVKRRLEAEEALQRSRERASRAVRSTCDAEATVVSLCDELVFLKKVIAEERAELQAQLQVANISVDLEVSRPDLSAALRDIRAQYERLAHKNMQAAEDWYKSKVASVAEAASANSEAVHAIREETREYRQLLQSRSAEIDALRNVIDSLNNQLQELEDTQEKEVAKYQVRISELEQDIGEAKQEMARYLREYQDLLNVKMALDIEITAYR from the exons atgaGCTACAGTTCCCACATCTCGTACCGACGCCCCTGGGACGGCTACAAAAGCTCCCAATCCACCAAAAAATCCTCCgcgtcttcctccctcttctcttctcctcgaTCTCCTCCGTCTGGCAGGAGCATCCTGAGGCTGCTGAGCGCTGAGCGGATGGACCTGGTCCGGATGGGCTCCCTCAAcacggagctgctggacctgcgctcccaggagagggagcagctggtggaacTCAACGACCGCTTCGCCACATACATCGAGAAGGTGAGgcacctggagctgcagaaccgagctctgctggaggagctggaggcgctGAGAGGGCAGCAGAACAACCCGTCCCGCCTCCAGACGCTCTACGAGGCCCAG ATAAAGGAGCGCTACCAGGAGGAGGTCAAGCGGCGCCTGGAGGCCGAGGAGGCCCTGCAGAGGTCCAGGGAGCGGGCCAGCCGGGCCGTGCGCTCCACCTGCGATGCCGAGGCCACTGTGGTCTCTCTGTGTGACGAGCTGGTGTTCCTGAAGAAGGTCATCGCAGAGGAGCGCGCCGAGCTGCAGGCCCAGCTGCAGGTGGCCAACATCAGCGTGGACCTGGAGGTGTCCAGGCCCGACCTCTCCGCTGCCCTGCGAGACATCCGGGCCCAGTACGAGCGGCTGGCCCACAAGAACATGCAGGCTGCCGAAGACTGGTACAAGAGCAAGGTCGCCAGCGTGGCAGAAGCAGCCAGCGCCAACAGCGAGGCCGTGCACGCCATCCGAGAGGAGACCCGGGAGTACCGGCAGCTGCTCCAGTCCCGCTCGGCGGAGATCGACGCTCTCCGGAACGTCATCGATTCCCTGAATAATCAACTGCAGGAGCTTGAGGACAcccaggagaaggaggtggcAAAGTACCAG GTGAGGATAAGTGAGCTGGAGCAGGATATCGGCGAGGCTAAGCAGGAGATGGCGCGCTACCTGAGAGAGTACCAAGACCTTCTCAACGTGAAGATGGCTCTGGATATCGAGATCACTGCTTACAGGTGA
- the neff2 gene encoding neurofilament light polypeptide isoform X1, protein MSYSSHISYRRPWDGYKSSQSTKKSSASSSLFSSPRSPPSGRSILRLLSAERMDLVRMGSLNTELLDLRSQEREQLVELNDRFATYIEKVRHLELQNRALLEELEALRGQQNNPSRLQTLYEAQVRSLRATIDSENGDKMQMEADRDKLRDLYEQIKERYQEEVKRRLEAEEALQRSRERASRAVRSTCDAEATVVSLCDELVFLKKVIAEERAELQAQLQVANISVDLEVSRPDLSAALRDIRAQYERLAHKNMQAAEDWYKSKVASVAEAASANSEAVHAIREETREYRQLLQSRSAEIDALRNVIDSLNNQLQELEDTQEKEVAKYQVRISELEQDIGEAKQEMARYLREYQDLLNVKMALDIEITAYR, encoded by the exons atgaGCTACAGTTCCCACATCTCGTACCGACGCCCCTGGGACGGCTACAAAAGCTCCCAATCCACCAAAAAATCCTCCgcgtcttcctccctcttctcttctcctcgaTCTCCTCCGTCTGGCAGGAGCATCCTGAGGCTGCTGAGCGCTGAGCGGATGGACCTGGTCCGGATGGGCTCCCTCAAcacggagctgctggacctgcgctcccaggagagggagcagctggtggaacTCAACGACCGCTTCGCCACATACATCGAGAAGGTGAGgcacctggagctgcagaaccgagctctgctggaggagctggaggcgctGAGAGGGCAGCAGAACAACCCGTCCCGCCTCCAGACGCTCTACGAGGCCCAGGTGAGGAGCCTGAGGGCCACCATCGACTCGGAGAATGGGGATAAGATGCAGATGGAGGCGGACAGGGACAAACTGAGGGATCTGTATGAGCAGATAAAGGAGCGCTACCAGGAGGAGGTCAAGCGGCGCCTGGAGGCCGAGGAGGCCCTGCAGAGGTCCAGGGAGCGGGCCAGCCGGGCCGTGCGCTCCACCTGCGATGCCGAGGCCACTGTGGTCTCTCTGTGTGACGAGCTGGTGTTCCTGAAGAAGGTCATCGCAGAGGAGCGCGCCGAGCTGCAGGCCCAGCTGCAGGTGGCCAACATCAGCGTGGACCTGGAGGTGTCCAGGCCCGACCTCTCCGCTGCCCTGCGAGACATCCGGGCCCAGTACGAGCGGCTGGCCCACAAGAACATGCAGGCTGCCGAAGACTGGTACAAGAGCAAGGTCGCCAGCGTGGCAGAAGCAGCCAGCGCCAACAGCGAGGCCGTGCACGCCATCCGAGAGGAGACCCGGGAGTACCGGCAGCTGCTCCAGTCCCGCTCGGCGGAGATCGACGCTCTCCGGAACGTCATCGATTCCCTGAATAATCAACTGCAGGAGCTTGAGGACAcccaggagaaggaggtggcAAAGTACCAG GTGAGGATAAGTGAGCTGGAGCAGGATATCGGCGAGGCTAAGCAGGAGATGGCGCGCTACCTGAGAGAGTACCAAGACCTTCTCAACGTGAAGATGGCTCTGGATATCGAGATCACTGCTTACAGGTGA
- the LOC101068811 gene encoding nanos homolog 1-like — MDFLDLEARSPYEYTFNFWNDYLGLSTLVAKSKIHSPSCSPNSITRSLKATLGLEDESPVCSCVIGHARDSDGHLECCCAAPGSPPISFYDLNERISLLRPYEHFAGGGRDSPSHGGSLAGLDLLSMDRRRKQSQRGKPEPKVCVFCRNNGAPEEVYGTHILKTADGRVLCPILRAYTCPLCSANGDNAHTIKYCPLSRDQASQRMAKGGRVMGKRLKIF, encoded by the coding sequence ATGGATTTTCTAGACCTGGAAGCGCGGTCTCCCTATGAGTATACTTTCAATTTCTGGAACGACTACCTCGGCCTGTCGACACTTGTCGCCAAGAGCAAGATCCACAGCCCCTCCTGCAGCCCCAACTCGATCACCCGGTCTCTAAAAGCGACCCTGGGTTTGGAGGACGAGTCCCCGGTTTGCTCCTGCGTAATTGGGCACGCACGGGACAGCGACGGGCACCTGGAGTGCTGCTGCGCCGCGCCGGGATCTCCTCCGATCTCCTTCTACGATCTCAACGAGCGCATCTCGCTCCTCAGACCCTACGAACACTTTGCTGGGGGAGGCAGAGATTCGCCCTCGCACGGGGGCAGTCTGGCCGGCCTCGACCTGCTCTCCATGGACAGGAGGCGCAAACAGTCTCAGAGGGGGAAGCCGGAGCCGAAGGTGTGCGTGTTCTGTCGGAATAACGGCGCCCCGGAGGAGGTTTACGGCACCCACATCTTGAAGACAGCAGACGGCCGCGTCCTGTGCCCCATCCTCCGGGCATATACCTGCCCCCTCTGCAGCGCCAACGGCGACAACGCGCACACCATCAAATACTGCCCTCTGTCCAGAGACCAGGCGAGCCAGAGGATGGCGAAGGGGGGGCGGGTGATGGGAAAGCGGCTGAAGATCTTCTGA
- the LOC115247216 gene encoding protein Ycf2-like isoform X1 — MDRSRSFKRTKTWWLSATVAAHRPFKDGKHWPIQADCCRIGTYSIKYSGGTALHTQTEAMPRKRNSVKPSAPIPGIREEPRVLLPFDSVVEYIHRRSFLNFITSGFFGLDEPMLNTHQDYYHSYPYISPRNGLEPHPRIRELAEEEADKHAQELIEEEKRHKERTEKNRRKKLRKKEKRLEKQNAVKALSPDHEENSENHREADFIESDGGTNTPIESAETPNPTKSDERSEANEEEERSEANEEEERSEANEEEERSEANEEEERSEANEEEENSVRTPEEDNAEMKVLPREPDSDPQPATAEEHEKRSRDLAGMGFRLASSGQYELAVKFFTDAISYNPKEFKLFGNRSLCYERLQQYENACRDADVALLIEPKWIKGLFRKGKALCGLKRYYEASLVYREVMDLDSSSTEAKQELKRAQTLHLTEMGFSWAESSKALETHPTMEEAIESLFHGDDSIEGSEEAAMQEDDDSSEKEEEEEEEEEKWLVKRSRRHRGKQKGASASLSGVRAPPTPQAARAGKPELFSVWVGVLAPSVTYVMLMQLFSRAGTVYSIKMLLEHQCAFVNYTRGEDCHRAIQHLDGMILEGAPLSVRYPSPSLCTDPCRSKECFFWRTMGCTRPDCVYKHDPNHRGIDRHKFTTGLGNFHT, encoded by the exons GTGGCTATCGGCGACCGTAGCGGCCCATCGGCCCTTTAAAGACGGAAAACATTGGCCGATCCAAGCCGACTGCTGCAGGATCGGAACATATTCCATCAAATATAGCGGCGGGACAGCTTTACACACGCAAACTGAGGCCATGCCAAGGAAGAGGAACTCCGTCAAAC CCAGTGCACCGATTCCAGGAATCCGAGAGGAGCCGAGGGTGCTGCTGCCTTTT GACTCCGTTGTGGAATACATACACAGACGCTCTTTCCTGAACTTCATCACATCTGGATTCTTCG GCCTGGATGAGCCCATGCTGAATACCCATCAAGATTATTATCATTCGTACCCCTACATTTCGCCTCGTAATGGTTTGGAGCCACATCCGAGAATAAGAGAACTGGCTGAGGAG GAGGCAGATAAACACGCACAGGAACTGatagaagaagagaaaaggcataaagaaagaacagagaaaaacaggcgTAAGAAGTTG cgtaaaaaagaaaagcggTTAGAGAAACAGAACGCAGTTAAAGCACTTTCACCA GATCATGAAGAGAACTCAGAAAATCACAGAGAAGCTGATTTTATTGAATCAGACggaggcacaaacacacccatTGAATCGGCTGaaacaccaaatccaaccaAAAGTGATGAGAGGAGTGAGgctaatgaggaagaggagaggagtgaggctaatgaggaagaggagaggagtgaggctaatgaggaagaggagaggagtgaagctaatgaggaagaggagaggagtgaagctaatgaggaagaggagaactcTGTGAGGACACCAGAGGAGGACAATGCTGAGATGAAG GTGCTTCCCAGGGAGCCAGATTCTGACCCCCAACCAGCAACAGCGGAGGAGCACgagaaaagaagcagagacCTCGCTG GAATGGGGTTCCGTTTGGCTTCGTCTGGTCAGTACGAGCTGGCAGTCAAATTCTTCACAGATGCCATCAGCTACAACCCAAAGGAGTTCAA GTTGTTTGGTAACCGTTCCCTGTGTTACGAAAGGCTGCAGCAGTACGAAAACGCTTGCAGAGATGCCGATGTCGCCCTCCTAATAGAGCCCAAATGGATCAAAGGTTTGTTTAGGAAAGGAAAAGCGCTCTGTGGGCTCAAG AGGTATTACGAGGCCTCGCTCGTCTATCGGGAGGTGATGGACCTGGACAGCTCCAGCACGGAAGCCAAACAGGAGCTGAAACGAGCCCAGACTCTGCACCTCACG gaAATGGGATTCAGTTGGGCAGAGAGTTCAAAGGCCTTAGAAACACACCCAACAATGGAGGAAGCCATAGAATCACTCTTTCATGGAG ATGACAGCATAGAAGGTTCAGAGGAAGCGGCCATGCAGGAGGATGACGACAGCAgcgagaaagaagaagaagaagaagaagaagaagaaaaatggctAGTCAAACGATCCAGGCGACACAGGGGGAAGCAGAAGGGAGCGTCTGCCAGTCTGAGCGGCGTCAGGGCGCCGCCGACCCCTCAGGCTGCACGCGCTGGCAAACC GGAACTGTTCTCCGTCTGGGTTGGCGTCCTGGCCCCTTCGGTCACCTACGTGATGCTGATGCAGCTCTTCAGCAG AGCCGGGACGGTTTACAGCATCAAGATGCTGCTGGAACACCAGTGTGCCTTTGTCAACtacaccagaggagaagactgCCACAGGGCCATTCAGCACCTTGAT GGGATGATTCTGGAGGGGGCTCCCCTGTCGGTCCGATATCCCAGCCCGTCGCTCTGCACTGATCCCTG CCGATCCAAAGAGTGCTTTTTCTGGCGAACCATGGGCTGCACGAGGCCAGACTGCGTCTACAAGCACGACCCAAATCACAGGGGCATCGACAGGCACAAGTTCACCACAGGACTGGGAAACTTTCACACCTAA
- the LOC115247216 gene encoding cilia- and flagella-associated protein 251-like isoform X2 — MLNTHQDYYHSYPYISPRNGLEPHPRIRELAEEEADKHAQELIEEEKRHKERTEKNRRKKLRKKEKRLEKQNAVKALSPDHEENSENHREADFIESDGGTNTPIESAETPNPTKSDERSEANEEEERSEANEEEERSEANEEEERSEANEEEERSEANEEEENSVRTPEEDNAEMKVLPREPDSDPQPATAEEHEKRSRDLAGMGFRLASSGQYELAVKFFTDAISYNPKEFKLFGNRSLCYERLQQYENACRDADVALLIEPKWIKGLFRKGKALCGLKRYYEASLVYREVMDLDSSSTEAKQELKRAQTLHLTEMGFSWAESSKALETHPTMEEAIESLFHGDDSIEGSEEAAMQEDDDSSEKEEEEEEEEEKWLVKRSRRHRGKQKGASASLSGVRAPPTPQAARAGKPELFSVWVGVLAPSVTYVMLMQLFSRAGTVYSIKMLLEHQCAFVNYTRGEDCHRAIQHLDGMILEGAPLSVRYPSPSLCTDPCRSKECFFWRTMGCTRPDCVYKHDPNHRGIDRHKFTTGLGNFHT, encoded by the exons ATGCTGAATACCCATCAAGATTATTATCATTCGTACCCCTACATTTCGCCTCGTAATGGTTTGGAGCCACATCCGAGAATAAGAGAACTGGCTGAGGAG GAGGCAGATAAACACGCACAGGAACTGatagaagaagagaaaaggcataaagaaagaacagagaaaaacaggcgTAAGAAGTTG cgtaaaaaagaaaagcggTTAGAGAAACAGAACGCAGTTAAAGCACTTTCACCA GATCATGAAGAGAACTCAGAAAATCACAGAGAAGCTGATTTTATTGAATCAGACggaggcacaaacacacccatTGAATCGGCTGaaacaccaaatccaaccaAAAGTGATGAGAGGAGTGAGgctaatgaggaagaggagaggagtgaggctaatgaggaagaggagaggagtgaggctaatgaggaagaggagaggagtgaagctaatgaggaagaggagaggagtgaagctaatgaggaagaggagaactcTGTGAGGACACCAGAGGAGGACAATGCTGAGATGAAG GTGCTTCCCAGGGAGCCAGATTCTGACCCCCAACCAGCAACAGCGGAGGAGCACgagaaaagaagcagagacCTCGCTG GAATGGGGTTCCGTTTGGCTTCGTCTGGTCAGTACGAGCTGGCAGTCAAATTCTTCACAGATGCCATCAGCTACAACCCAAAGGAGTTCAA GTTGTTTGGTAACCGTTCCCTGTGTTACGAAAGGCTGCAGCAGTACGAAAACGCTTGCAGAGATGCCGATGTCGCCCTCCTAATAGAGCCCAAATGGATCAAAGGTTTGTTTAGGAAAGGAAAAGCGCTCTGTGGGCTCAAG AGGTATTACGAGGCCTCGCTCGTCTATCGGGAGGTGATGGACCTGGACAGCTCCAGCACGGAAGCCAAACAGGAGCTGAAACGAGCCCAGACTCTGCACCTCACG gaAATGGGATTCAGTTGGGCAGAGAGTTCAAAGGCCTTAGAAACACACCCAACAATGGAGGAAGCCATAGAATCACTCTTTCATGGAG ATGACAGCATAGAAGGTTCAGAGGAAGCGGCCATGCAGGAGGATGACGACAGCAgcgagaaagaagaagaagaagaagaagaagaagaaaaatggctAGTCAAACGATCCAGGCGACACAGGGGGAAGCAGAAGGGAGCGTCTGCCAGTCTGAGCGGCGTCAGGGCGCCGCCGACCCCTCAGGCTGCACGCGCTGGCAAACC GGAACTGTTCTCCGTCTGGGTTGGCGTCCTGGCCCCTTCGGTCACCTACGTGATGCTGATGCAGCTCTTCAGCAG AGCCGGGACGGTTTACAGCATCAAGATGCTGCTGGAACACCAGTGTGCCTTTGTCAACtacaccagaggagaagactgCCACAGGGCCATTCAGCACCTTGAT GGGATGATTCTGGAGGGGGCTCCCCTGTCGGTCCGATATCCCAGCCCGTCGCTCTGCACTGATCCCTG CCGATCCAAAGAGTGCTTTTTCTGGCGAACCATGGGCTGCACGAGGCCAGACTGCGTCTACAAGCACGACCCAAATCACAGGGGCATCGACAGGCACAAGTTCACCACAGGACTGGGAAACTTTCACACCTAA